One segment of Solanum stenotomum isolate F172 chromosome 1, ASM1918654v1, whole genome shotgun sequence DNA contains the following:
- the LOC125871596 gene encoding isocitrate dehydrogenase [NADP], with protein sequence MAFQKITVQNPIVEMDGDEMTRVIWKSIKDKLILPFLELDIKYFDLGLPHRDATDDKVTVESAEATQKYNVAIKCATITPDEARVTEFNLKSMWRSPNGTIRNILNGTVFREPIMCKNIPRLVPGWTKPICIGRHAFGDQYRATDTVIKGAGKLKLVFVPEGSDEKTEFEVYNFTGAGGVALSMYNTDESVRSFAEASMNMAFQKKWPLYLSTKNTILKKYDGRFKDIFQEVYEANWKSKYEEAGIWYEHRLIDDMVAYALKSEGGYVWACKNYDGDVQSDFLAQGFGSLGLMTSVLVCPDGKTIEAEAAHGTVTRHYRVHQKGGETSTNSIASIFAWTRGLAHRATLDNNERLLDFTEKLEAACIGAVESGKMTKDLALIIHGSKLSREHYLNTEEFIDAVADELKARLLKAKA encoded by the exons ATGGCGTTTCAGAAAATCACTGTGCAAAACCCCATCGTTGAGATGGACG GAGATGAAATGACACGAGTTATTTGGAAATCTATCAAGGATAAG CTCATCCTTCCCTTTCTGGAATTGGACATAAAATACTTTGACCTTGGCCTTCCCCACCGTGATGCCACAGATGATAAGGTTACAGTTGAAAGTGCGGAAGCCACTCAGAA GTACAACGTAGCTATCAAGTGTGCAACCATCACCCCAG ATGAGGCCCGTGTAACGGAGTTTAACTTGAAATCCATGTGGAGGAGCCCAAATGGGACAATCAGAAACATCCTAAATG GAACTGTCTTTAGAGAACCAATTATGTGCAAAAATATCCCCAGACTTGTCCCAG GTTGGACTAAACCAATTTGCATTGGTAGACATGCTTTTGGAGATCAATACCGAGCTACTGATACAGTTATTAAAGGAGCTGGAAAACTCAAATTGGTGTTTG TGCCAGAAGGATCAGACGAGAAGACTGAATTTGAAGTTTACAACTTTACTGGTGCTGGTGGAGTAGCTTTATCCATGTACAACACAGACGAG TCTGTTCGTTCATTTGCTGAGGCTTCAATGAACATGGCATTCCAAAAGAAATGGCCACTCTATCTTAGTACAAAGAATACCATTCTTAAGAAATATGATGGGAG GTTCAAGGATATCTTCCAAGAAGTTTATGAAGCAAATTGGAAGTCCAAGTACGAGGAAGCCGGAATCTG GTACGAACACCGTCTTATCGACGATATGGTTGCTTATGCTTTAAAGAGTGAAGGTGGTTACGTATGGGCTTGCAAGAACTACGATGGGGATGTTCAGAGTGATTTCTTAGCACAAG GTTTTGGATCCCTTGGGTTGATGACTTCTGTCCTG GTGTGTCCTGATGGCAAGACCATTGAGGCTGAAGCAGCCCATGGAACTGTTACCCGCCACTACAGGGTTCACCAGAAAGGAGGTGAAACCAGCACAAACAGCATTGCCTCTATCTTTGCCTGGACTCGTGGACTTGCACACAG GGCAACATTGGACAACAATGAAAGGCTCTTGGATTTTACTGAGAAACTAGAGGCAGCATGCATTGGTGCAGTGGAATCTGGAAAGATGACGAAAGATCTTGCACTCATCATCCATGGATCCAA GCTTTCACGAGAGCATTATCTGAACACGGAAGAGTTCATTGACGCTGTTGCCGATGAGCTCAAAGCAAGACTTCTGAAAGCAAAGGCCTAA
- the LOC125867854 gene encoding uncharacterized protein LOC125867854, translating into MAVAVQFSCFKKKKGAFLVVFMLVYLGGSLISLSCAARLSVSRQKLEVEKHLKRVNKPPIKSIESVDGDIIDCIHISQQPAFDHPFLKDHKIQMRPSYHPEGLYDEEKMSTRSKESTNPITQLWHMNGRCPEDTIPVRRTKKDDVLRASSVKKYGKKKPKGIAKPRSTDPDLTNESGHQHAIAYVEGDRYYGAKATINVWEPKVQQSNEFSLSQLWILGGSFGQDLNSIEAGWQVSPDLYGDNNTRLFTYWTSDAYQATGCYNLLCSGFIQVSSAIAMGASISPVSALRNSQYDISILIWKDPKEGHWWMQFGNDYVLGYWPSFLFSYLAESASMIEWGGEVVNSQPDGKHTATQMGSGRFPEEGFGKSSYFRNIQVVDSSNNLKSPKDLGTFTEQSNCYDVQTGSNEDWGHHFYYGGPGRNPNCQ; encoded by the exons ATGGCAGTTGCTGTGCAGTTTAGctgttttaagaagaagaaaggagctTTTCTTGTAGTTTTCATGTTGGTTTACTTGGGGGGTTCTTTGATTTCATTATCTTGTGCTGCTAGACTATCTGTTTCAAGACAGAAGCTTGAGGTTGAAAAACACTTGAAAAGGGTCAATAAACCTCCCATTAAAAGCATTGAG AGTGTAGATGGGGATATCATTGACTGTATACACATCTCTCAGCAACCTGCTTTTGACCACCCATTCCTCAAAGATCACAAAATCCAg ATGAGACCTAGCTACCATCCAGAAGGGCTTTATGACGAGGAGAAAATGTCAACAAGGTCTAAAGAAAGTACTAATCCCATAACTCAGTTGTGGCATATGAATGGAAGATGCCCTGAGGACACTATTCCTGTTAGGAGAACAAAGAAAGATGATGTTTTGAGGGCAAGTTCTGTCAAAAAGTATGGTAAGAAGAAGCCCAAAGGCATTGCTAAGCCAAGGTCTACAGATCCTGACCTTACCAATGAAAGTGGCCATCAG CATGCAATAGCTTATGTTGAAGGAGATAGGTATTATGGAGCTAAAGCAACTATTAATGTATGGGAACCTAAGGTACAACAATCAAATGAGTTTAGCTTATCTCAGCTTTGGATTCTTGGTGGTTCTTTTGGTCAAGATCTAAACAGCATTGAAGCTGGTTGGCAG GTTAGCCCTGACCTCTATGGTGACAATAACACAAGACTATTCACTTACTGGACT AGTGATGCATATCAAGCAACAGGTTGCTACAACCTTCTTTGCTCAGGTTTCATTCAAGTCAGCAGTGCTATAGCTATGGGAGCAAGTATCTCTCCTGTTTCAGCCTTGAGAAACTCTCAGTATGATATCAGTATTCTTATCTGGAAG GATCCAAAAGAAGGACATTGGTGGATGCAATTTGGAAATGACTATGTATTAGGGTATTGGCCATCTTTCTTGTTTTCCTATTTAGCAGAGAGTGCATCCATGATAGAGTGGGGTGGTGAAGTGGTGAATTCACAACCAGATGGTAAACATACAGCTACACAAATGGGAAGTGGTAGATTTCCAGAAGAAGGTTTTGGCAAGTCAAGTTATTTCAGAAACATTCAAGTTGTTGACAGCTCAAATAATCTTAAATCTCCAAAAGATCTTGGCACCTTCACTGAGCAATCCAACTGTTATGATGTCCAAACAGGTAGTAATGAAGATTGGGGCCATCACTTTTACTATGGAGGCCCTGGTAGAAACCCCAATTGTCAATGA
- the LOC125860311 gene encoding uncharacterized protein LOC125860311, giving the protein MGYFRYLLGIQMLYAVAYTSTLPFVTSENNDSSILSTAKTNNSSMASSTKNNDLSIAPITKINNLSVMSRTVNNDSSLTSPTNNNDSSIALSPDENNNSSTAPSGLNDDIVICVRDCMRICMNLDNATSHDCEGACRKGCRPLISRKEIVSLGNINSSDFIVDKFNKPLDKPN; this is encoded by the coding sequence ATGGGATACTTTAGGTACTTATTAGGGATCCAAATGTTATATGCGGTGGCGTATACATCAACATTGCCGTTCGTGACATCAGAAAATAATGATTCATCAATCTTATCTACAGCAAAAACCAATAATTCATCAATGGCttcttcaacaaaaaataatgatttatcaATCGCACCTATaacaaaaatcaataatttatcAGTGATGTCTAGAACAGTAAATAATGATTCATCATTGACGTCTCCAACAAATAATAATGATTCTTCAATAGCATTGTCACCAGATGAAAATAACAATTCATCAACGGCGCCGTCAGGTTTAAATGATGACATCGTAATATGTGTTAGAGATTGTATGCGTATCTGCATGAATTTAGACAACGCCACCTCGCACGATTGCGAGGGTGCTTGTCGCAAGGGATGTAGACCATTGATTTCTAGGAAAGAAATAGTATCACTTGGTAATATTAATAGTTCAGATTTCATTGTAGACAAATTCAATAAGCCTCTTGATAAACCTAATTAA